The region AGGCGGTCGTAGATGACGCCGACGCACAGGAACAGCGCGCCCGACACCAGGCCGTGGCTCAGCATCATGATCATCGCGCCTTCGAGGCCCTGCGGATTGAAGGCGAAGAGGCCCGCCGTCACGATCGCCATATGCGCGACCGAGGAATAGGCGATCAGCTTCTTCATGTCGTGCTGCACGAGCGCAATGAGGCTGGTGATGACCACCGCCGCCATCGACAGGCCGAGGATCAGCCAGACGAACTGTGCGCTCGCTTCGGGGAACATCGGCAGGCTGAAGCGGATGAAGCCGTAGCCGCCCATCTTCAGCAGTACGCCGGCCAGGATGACCGAACCCGCAGTCGGCGCCTGAACGTGCGCATCGGGCAGCCAGGTGTGGACCGGCCACATCGGCATCTTCACCGCGAAGCTCGCGAAGAAAGCCAGCCACAACCAGGTCTGTGCGCCTGCCGGGAAGTCGTACTGCATCAGCGTCGGGATGTCGGTCGTGCCTGCAGTGCTCACCATCCACAGCATCGCGATCAGCATCAGGACCGAGCCGAGCAGCGTGTAGAGGAAGAACTTGTAGGCTGCGTAAATGCGGTTCGCCCCGCCCCAGATACCGATGATCAGGTACATCGGGATCAGGCCGGCTTCGAAGAAGATGTAGAACAGGAACAGGTCCTGCGCGGCGAATACGCCGATCATGAGCAGTTCCATGACCAGGAAGGCAGCCATGTACTCGCCGACGCGGGTCTTGATCGCGTCCCAGCTGGCGAGGATGCAGATCGGCATCAGGAAGACGCTGAGAACGATCAGCATCAGTGCGATGCCGTCGATACCGAGCGCGTAGCTGAAGCCCGCGAACAGCTCAGCCCGCTCGACGAACTGCCACTGGGCACCGCCGATATCGTAGTTGAGCCATAGCAGGATGCCGAGCGCGAGATTGGCGAGCGTCGCCACCAGCGCCGTCCAGCGGGCACCGTTCGCATCGAGGAACAGGCACGCCGCTGCCGCCACGAGTGGCACGAGGAGCATCACGGAAAGGATCGGGAAGCCGTCCATTACATCAGGATCCAGGTGATTGCGGCGACCAGGCCGAGGAGCATGACCAGCGCGTATGTATTGAGGAAGCCGGACTGCACGCGCTTCGCAGCGACGGAGCCCTTGGCGACGACCCATGCGGCACCGTTAGGCCCGAAGCGGTCGATGATACCGACATCGCCCTTCTGCCAGAACTGGCGACCGATCCAGAAGGCCGGCTTGACGAAGACGAGGTTGTAGAGCTCGTCGAAGTACCACTTGTTGTACAGGAAGGCATGCAGGTAGCCGAACTGCTCGACGAACTTGCCCGGGATCGACGTGTCCTTGATGTAGGCGAACCACGCGATCACGAGGCCGACCACCATCACCGCGAAAGGCGCGTATTTCACCCAGGTCGGGACGCCGTGCAGCGCGTGGATCAGGTTTTCGTTGTAATAGACCGAGCCTGCCCAGAACTCCGCGCCGTCGACGAACGCTTCGCTGAACAGGAAGCCTGCGAAGATCGCGCCGAGCGATAGCACGCCGAGCGGGACGAGCATCGAGATCGGGCTTTCATGCGGGTGGTAGCCACCGGTCGTGTCGGCACCGGCTTCTTCCGGCGTCTTGTGGACCGAGTGCTGGATGTGTTCGCTCTCGATCCAGCGCGGCTTGCCCCAGAAGGTGAGGAACATCAGGCGCCAGCTGTAGAAGCTGGTCAGCAGCGCGGCGAAGCAGCCGACGAAGAAGGCGAACTGCGACAGCTCGGTGCCGCGACCGAAAGCCGCCTCGAGGATCGCATCCTTGGAATAGAAGCCCGCGAAGCCTCCAAGGCCGTAGAGACCCACGCCGGTGATCGCGAGCGTGCCCGCCATCATCGCCCAGAAGGTGATCGGGATTTCCTTACGCAGCGCGCCGTAATAGCGCATGTCCTGCTCGTGGTGCATCGCGTGGATGACCGAGCCTGCACCAAGGAACAGCAGCGCCTTGAAGAAGGCGTGTGTGAACAGGTGGAACATGGCGACGCCGTAGGCGCCCACGCCAGCGGCGAAGAACATGTAGCCGAGCTGCGAGCAGGTCGAATAGGCGATGACGCGCTTGATGTCCCACTGCGTCGTGCCGACGGTCGCTGCGAAGAGGCAGGTCGCGGCACCAACGAAGGTGACGATCGCGAGCGCGGTCGGCGCGGTTTCGAACATCGGCGAAAGGCGGCAGACCATGAACACGCCGGCGGTAACCATGGTGGCTGCGTGAATCAGCGCGGAGACCGGCGTCGGGCCTTCCATCGCGTCCGGCAGCCAGGTGTGCAGGCCGAGCTGGGCCGACTTGCCCATCGCGCCGATGAACAGGAGGATACACAGGATATCCATCGTGTAGAGGCGCATGCCGAGGAAGGTGATGTCGCTGCCGCTCATGGCGGGCGCGGCTTCGAGGATCTCGGGGATCGACACCGTGCCGAACACCAGGAACGTACCGAAGATGCCGAGCATGAAGCCGAGGTCGCCCACGCGGTTGACCACGAATGCCTTGATCGCGGCGGCATTGGCGCTCGGCTTGCGGAACCAGAAACCGATCAGGAGGTAGGATGCAAGGCCGACGCCTTCCCAACCGAAGAACATCTGCACCAGGTTGTCCGCCGTCACCAGCATCAGCATGGCGAAGGTGAAGAGCGACAGGTAGGCGAAGAAACGCGGCTGGTCCGGGTCTTCCTCCATGTAGCCCCAGCTATAGAGATGGACGAGCGCGGAGACGGTGTTGATGACCACCAGCATGACCGCGGTCAGCGTGTCGACGCGCAGCGCCCAGTCGAACTCCAGCGAGCCAGACTGGACCCACTGAAGCACGGGGACCACGGTCGCCTGTGCATCGCCGGCCCAGAAATCGAGGAAGATCGGCCAGCTCAGGCCTGCCGAAATGAACAGCGCGCCGGTCGTAATCGACTTGGCGAAGACGCTCGGCGCGGCCTTGTTGACCAGCCCTGCGACGATCGCAGCCAGCAGCGGCAGGAAGACGATGATGAGAATTTCGGACAAGAGCTTAGCCTTTCATCCGGCTGACATCATCGACCGCGATCGTGCCGCGGTCGCGGAAGAAAATAACGAGAATGGCGAGCCCGATGGCCGCCTCGCCCGCCGCGACGGTCAGCACGAACATCGAGAAGACCTGGCCGACGAGGTC is a window of Erythrobacter sp. HKB08 DNA encoding:
- a CDS encoding NADH-quinone oxidoreductase subunit M, producing the protein MDGFPILSVMLLVPLVAAAACLFLDANGARWTALVATLANLALGILLWLNYDIGGAQWQFVERAELFAGFSYALGIDGIALMLIVLSVFLMPICILASWDAIKTRVGEYMAAFLVMELLMIGVFAAQDLFLFYIFFEAGLIPMYLIIGIWGGANRIYAAYKFFLYTLLGSVLMLIAMLWMVSTAGTTDIPTLMQYDFPAGAQTWLWLAFFASFAVKMPMWPVHTWLPDAHVQAPTAGSVILAGVLLKMGGYGFIRFSLPMFPEASAQFVWLILGLSMAAVVITSLIALVQHDMKKLIAYSSVAHMAIVTAGLFAFNPQGLEGAMIMMLSHGLVSGALFLCVGVIYDRLHTREIDRYGGLSINMPKYALFFLLFTMASIGLPGTSGFVAEFLSLMGVYEVSSVATFVLTTGIILGAGYMLYLYRRIAFGEQKNADAAAMPDINLREWIMLTPIAAAVLWMGVYPESFLAPMRQDIAALDARLSRAEPAGDAKLEAGAPRDRNANFVEPSETHGEGHEGEGEH
- the nuoL gene encoding NADH-quinone oxidoreductase subunit L, whose translation is MSEILIIVFLPLLAAIVAGLVNKAAPSVFAKSITTGALFISAGLSWPIFLDFWAGDAQATVVPVLQWVQSGSLEFDWALRVDTLTAVMLVVINTVSALVHLYSWGYMEEDPDQPRFFAYLSLFTFAMLMLVTADNLVQMFFGWEGVGLASYLLIGFWFRKPSANAAAIKAFVVNRVGDLGFMLGIFGTFLVFGTVSIPEILEAAPAMSGSDITFLGMRLYTMDILCILLFIGAMGKSAQLGLHTWLPDAMEGPTPVSALIHAATMVTAGVFMVCRLSPMFETAPTALAIVTFVGAATCLFAATVGTTQWDIKRVIAYSTCSQLGYMFFAAGVGAYGVAMFHLFTHAFFKALLFLGAGSVIHAMHHEQDMRYYGALRKEIPITFWAMMAGTLAITGVGLYGLGGFAGFYSKDAILEAAFGRGTELSQFAFFVGCFAALLTSFYSWRLMFLTFWGKPRWIESEHIQHSVHKTPEEAGADTTGGYHPHESPISMLVPLGVLSLGAIFAGFLFSEAFVDGAEFWAGSVYYNENLIHALHGVPTWVKYAPFAVMVVGLVIAWFAYIKDTSIPGKFVEQFGYLHAFLYNKWYFDELYNLVFVKPAFWIGRQFWQKGDVGIIDRFGPNGAAWVVAKGSVAAKRVQSGFLNTYALVMLLGLVAAITWILM